The DNA sequence CGGTTGCTGCTTCTGGCGAGCGCTTCCCTTCGCCGCCGAGCTTGCAGGCCCGTGCCGATGCAGCCTCCGGCGCCGGGGGCTACCAGGGCATGACACCCCAGAATGCCCACCAGTACGCCCCCACCGTGATGGCCGGGCTGGGCAAAGCGGCCGGGGGCGGGGATGCCGGCCTGACCGGCCGCGGCGACGTGCAGGAAGAGACCCGCATGATGACGCGCTCGCCCGGGCTGCTGCGCAGCATCGAGCAGGCCGAAGCCGTGCTCGGGCGGCTGAACCGGCTGGTGTCGCGGCAGGTCCCGGACTTCTACAGCTCGACCATCGCCCAGCCGCACCCGCCTGCATCGCCGGGACTGCGTGCGGCGATCAACGAGGTGCAGGCCGCCGTGCAGCACCGCTTCGAGCCGGGGCCGGATGCCCAGGGCAACGTGCCGGTGCTGTCGCAGTCGGTGGCGGTCAGCACGCCCGGCCTGCTGCAGGAGCTGCAGGCGCGCAAGGCCGCCCTCAAGCAGGCGGCCACCACGCCGGTCGAACGCGCCACCATCGAGGTGGTTGCGCTGATGTTCCAGAGTCTGCTGACCGAAGAGCGCATCCCGGCCGCCGTGCGGGTGTGGTTTGCGCGGCTGCAGATGCCGGTGCTGCGCGTGGCCATCGCCGAGCCGGACTTCTTTGCGACGATCGACCACCCGGCGCGCAAGCTGATCGACCGCATGGGCGCCTGCGTCATGGGCTTCGAGGCGGGCAGCGCGGGCGTGAGCGAGCCGATGGAGCGCGAGATCAAGCGGGTCGTGCAGGTGGTCGAGGCCTATCCCGACACCGGCCGGCGCGTGTTCCAGACCGTGCTGACCGAGTTCGAGCGCTTCCTGGAGGACTACTTCAAGTCCGCGCACCTGGCCGCGAGCAAGGGTGTGTCGCTGGCCCAGCAGATCGAGCAGCGCGAGACGCTGGCGATCCAGTACACGATCGAGCTGCGCAAGATGCTCAACGAGGTGCCGGTCCACGACGGGGTGCGCGAGTTCCTGTTCCACGTCTGGGCCGATGTGCTGGCGACGACCGCCGTCAAGGCGGGGCAGGCCAGCGAGCCGACCAAGGCGATGCGCAAGGCCGCTGCCGACCTGATCTGGCTGGCGAGCGCCAAGGTGTCGCGCGAGGAGCGGTCGGAGGCGATCCGCCGCCTGTCGCCGCTGCTGAAGAAGCTGCGCGAGGGCATGGTGTCGGCCGGTGTGCCCGTGCCGCGGCAGGACGAGTACATCCAGGCGCTGAACAATGCCCTGCAGGCGGCGTTCTCGGCCCGCACCGCCGCCATCCCGACCGAGCGCCTCAACGAGCTGATGATGCAGCTGGAGACGCTGGAGGACATGCTGCCGGACGTGGACAACATCGAGATCGACGAGTCGATGGTGCGCGATCTCTCCGGCCACGAGACCAAGGATCTGGAGGTGGTCGCCGAGGGGGGCTCCATGCCCACGCCGGCGATGGTCGCCTGGTGCGGCAACCTGAGCGTGGGCAGCTGGTTCCGGCTGGACTACCGCGACACCGTCGCCAACGTCCAGCTCGCCTGGCAAGGCTCACGCAAGCAGTTCAATCTGTTCGTGTCCCCGCAGGGGCGCGGCATCCTGTTCCAGAAACACCGCCTGGCGGCCTTCCTGCAAGCGGGGCTGCTGGTGCCGGTGGAAGAAGAATCGCTGACCGTGCGCGCCACGCGCGACGCGCTGGCCAAGCTCGACGCCGATCCGGGACGCCTGCTGCACTGATTCGTGGCTGGATCAGGGGCTCAATGCCCCAGGCTCAGTGGATCAGCCGGTCCTCGACATCGACGAACAGCTCGTCGAGGATCAGCGCGTCGGGCTCTTCGCCGATGCTCCAGAACACCATCAGCACGATGATCTTCAGGTCTTCCAGCGCGAGTTCGCCGGTGGTGGCCATGGCACGGTCGACGGCGATTTCCCGCATCGGCGCCGGCAGCACGCCGGCCGATTCGAGAAAGCTCAGGAAGGCGATCGACGCGGTGCCGAGGTGGTCCTGCTCGGCCGGCGTGTAGACGCGCAGGGACAGCGGGCTCTGGGCCTTGGCCTGGGATTCGGCCACGGTGGTCAGTCCGTCCAGCCAGCTCAGCGCGTCCTCGATCTCGTCGCTCTCGAAGCCCACCGAAGTGAGCTTGCGTGAGAGCTGGGCGTGCTCGGGACAGGCATCGGGCCGCCAGTAGTTTTCGTAAAGATAAACGAGCACGTCGAACATGAATCCACTATACCTGAGCCGATCCTGAATGGCCGGCGCCCCGCGGGCCGGTGCCGAGGGCCGGCGTGCATGGAGTCACGCGCAGGCCTGACGCCGGAACAGCGGGCCTGGCAGCCGAACGACCTGGCTGTCGAGCTCCAGTTCCAGCAGGCGGTGGTTCAGCTCCGAGGTGGGCAGGCCGGTGCGGGCCTGCAGGGCGTCCAGCGTGACCGGTGTCCAGCCCATCGCCTCCAGCAGCGGATCTTCCGGCGTGTCGTCCAGCCGGGCCTGGACCGCCGCCGTGGACGATCCGGTCGGTTTCTGGCCGGCGCTGACCGGTGTGCTGGTGCCCCAGTGCAGCTCTTCCAGGATGTCCTGCGTCGTCTCGACCAGCTTCGCGCCGCTCTTGATGAGCTGGTGACAGCCCTTGACCTGCGGGCTGTGGATCGAGCCGGGGATGGCGAACACCTCGCGGTTCGACTCCATCGCCAGCCGCGCGGTGATGAGCGAGCCGGACTGCAGCGCCGCCTCGACGACCAGCGTGCCGCGTCCCAGCCCGGCGACCAGGCGGTTGCGCTGCGGAAAGTGGGGGGACAGCGGCGGTGTGCCGAGCACGTGCTCGGACACGATCAGCCCTTCCGTGGCGATGCGCCCGGCCAGGGCGTGGTGCTGGCGCGGATAGACCCGGTCCAGCCCGGTGCCGACGATGGCGATGGTGCCGGAGGGGCCGCTCAGTGCCCCCTCGTGCGCCGCGCCGTCGATGCCCTGCGCCAGTCCCGACACGACCACCATGCCGGCCTGGCTCAGTGCGGCCGAGAACTGGAAGGCGTTGTCGGCGCCCTGCGGCGTCGGATGGCGGCTGCCCACGACGGCCAGTGCGCCGATGCCCAGCAGCTCCAGCCGACCCCGGGCGTGCAGCACCAGCGGCGGATCGGTCAGCTCCATCCAGGCGGCGGGATACTGCGGATCCCCGAGCACCAGCAGGTGGCAGCCGGGTTGCTGCAGCCACTGTGCCGTGCGTGCCACCAGGGTGTCGTGGCCTTCGGGCGCCTGGGCCAGTGCCTCGCTGACCTTGTGGCCATCGAGCACCTCGCGCCACGCCGCCGGCGAGGCCTCGAAGATCTCCCGCGGCCCGCCAAACGCCAGCAGCAGCCGGCGTGCGCGCTGGCGGCCGATGCCCGGGGTTTCGAGCAGCCGCAGCCAGGCGGCGAGTTCGTCGTCCGCCACGGTCACGGGGGCGTGAAGCGGTCGCCGGGACGCACGGCGGTTTCGGCGCTGAGGATCAGCGCGTACGACACCCGGTCGAACACCCGGAAGACAAAGAGCTGGCCATGGGCCTCGTCGGGCAGCTGGAGCGTGGTCTTCAGCGGATCGGCGCGGTCCTGCAGGCGTTCTCCTGCGCGCAGCACCGACAGCACATGGCCCCGCTCGACGCCGTCGCGCACGCCGCGGTTGAGTGCCACGATCTGGTTCTGGCCTGCGGACAGGCCGTCGCCATAGATCGAGATGATCCGGCCTTCGATCGGCTTGTCCGGTGCGCGCGGCACGTAATTGCGGTAGTCGCGCACCGGGGCCTGGGCGATGCGGTCGCCGATGCTGGCTTCCTGGCGCAGCGAACTCAGCGTGAAGGTGGCCGGCACGATCTCGGTGGCGCCCTTGGCGTCGGTCCGGGTCTCGCCGGGGCGCACGTATTCGGCATTGCCGACGAACGCGGCCTCGTAGCCGAGGATCTCGCCGCTCGACGGGTCGTGCAGCGGTCGGGCTTCGCGGAAGATGCGCCAGTCGCGGGTGGCTGGCAGGTCGCCGCGCACGTAGGCGGTGTCGCCGCGACTGAGCAGCACGCGGCCTTCGCGGCCGGCCACGATGCGCGGTGCGCGGGCCAGCGTGTCGCTGTCGAGGACCACGGCGTCGTTCAGGAAGGGCTCGATCAGGTGCAGCGGGATCGAGGCGATCGGCCCCAGATCCCCGTCCCCCGCCCGTACCCGCGGCGAGAGCTTGACCGTGCCGCCGCTGCCGCCACCGAACACCAGACGCGCCCGCCCGCCGCTCTTGACCAGCGTCAGCAGCTGGCCGGGGTAGATCAGGTGGGGATTGCGGATGTCCTGCAGGTTCATGCCCCACAGCTCGGGCCAGCGCCACGGGCTGCGCAGGAACAGCTTCGAGATGTCCCACAGGGTGTCGCCGCGCTTGACCGTGTAGCTGTCGGGCGCGTTCGGCGCCAGCTCCGACAAGGGCACACCGGCTTCGGCGACTTTCTGCGCCGTGCCCCGCTGGGCGCCGGTGACTGGATAATCGGGAAATGCGTGGGCCGCCTGGATGGACAGGCCGAGCAAGGCGAGGGTCAGGAGGCTTGCCGCCCGGGCGCTTGCGCGCTGGATGGGAGCAAGCTGGCCGTGGGACAGGATCATGGAGCGCGTCTCCGTGCGCCGACCGGTCAGGCCCGCGCGAAACTCTTCAATCAATCTCATAAATTCTGCCCCTAAAACGACGGTGACGTTGTCCCCGAATCACAACTTTCACGCTGCGGCACTGCCTTGTGCCGACCCGCGCCATGAGCCTGCTGACCATACTTCGCTATCCCGATCCCCGCCTGAACAAGGTCGCCAAGCCTGTCACGACGGTCGATGACCGCCTGCGCCGGCTGATCGACGACATGTTCGAGACGATGTACAAGTCCCGTGGCATCGGTCTGGCCGCCACGCAGGTCGATGTGCATGAGCGGCTGATTGTGATCGACGCCTCGGAGGACAAGTCCGACCAGCTCGTTCTGATCAATCCCGTCATCATCGCGCACAGCGAGGAGCGTGTCGTCAGCGACGAGGGCTGTCTGTCGGTTCCGACCATCTACGATAAGGTCGAGCGCTACGCCACCGTGGCCGTGCGGGCCCTGAACCGGGACGGCGCCACTTACGAGTTCGAAGCGGAGGGGCTGCTGGCCATCTGCGTGCAGCACGAGATGGACCACCTGATGGGCAAGGTCTTCGTCGAATACCTCTCGCCGCTCAAGCGCAACCGCATCCGCAGCAAGATGATCAAGCGCCTGCGCGAAGACGAGGACGAGGCATGACGGGCGCCGCGCTGCGCGTCGGCTTCGCAGGCACGCCCGAGTTCGCCGCCGAGGCGCTGGCGGCGATCCTGGCAGCGGGCCACACCGTGCCGCTGGTGCTGACGCAGCCCGACCGCCCCGCCGGCCGCGGCATGAAGCTGCAGCCCTCGGCGGTGAAGCAGTGCGCGCTGCAGCACGGACTGCCGGTCGCGCAGCCGACCAGCCTGAAGCTCGACGGTCGCTATCCGGACGAGGCCGCCGCCGCCCGCGAAGCGCTGCAGGCCGCGCAGCTCGACGTGCTGGTGGTTGCGGCCTACGGGCTGATCCTGCCGCGGTGGGTGCTGGACCTTCCGCGCCTGGGCTGCCTGAACATCCACGGCTCGCTGCTGCCACGCTGGCGCGGCGCCGCGCCGATCCACCGCGCCATCGAGGCCGGCGACGCCGAGACCGGCATCACCATCATGCAGATGGATGCCGGCCTGGACACCGGCGACATGCTGCTGGGCGCGCCCGAGCCGATCCGCCCGGACGACACCACCGCCGCGCTGCACGACCGGCTCGCCACGCTGGGCGGCCGGCTGATCGTCGAGGCGCTGGCGCTGGCCGCCCGCGGGGGCCTGCGCGCCACGCCGCAGCCTGTCGAAGGTGTTACCTACGCGCACAAGATCGACAAGCGCGAAGCGGCGCTCGACTGGACGCTGTCCGCCGAGGTGCTGGCGCGGCGCATCCGGGCCTTCGATCCGTTTCCCGGTGCGAGCTTCAGCCGCGGTGGCGAGGTGGTCAAGGTCTGGCAGGCGCGGGCCGTGGACGGGCAGGGTGCGCCGGGCAGCGTGCTGTCGGTGGACGGGGAGGGCGACGGCATCATCGTGGCCTGCGGCGCGGGAGCCCTCGCGCTGACCAGTCTGCAGCGGCCCGGCGGGCGGCGCCAGCCGGTGCGTGATTTCCTGCGGGGCTGTGCCATCGGCCCCGGCGAGCAGCTCGGCTGAGGGGCGGCGCGGCTCAAGTCGCGCGGCGGGACGACGATAGCGCTGGGGACCACACCCCGAGTTCAGCCATGCGCCATCCCGTCCCTGCCATCGCCTTCGCCCTGATCGCCGCCGGCTTGCTGGCGGGTTGCGACCAGCTGGGCATCGAATCCGCCAGCGCCACCCTGGCCCGCACCGAGGCCGACGCCAAGGCCGTGGGCAGCGCCTGCCGCCACGCCATGCGCGCCATCGAGGACTGCTACATCCTCAATCCCAAGGCGGAAAAGGCGGCGGTCTACACCGGCTGGCGCGAGATGGACGAGTACATGCGCGAGAACAAGCTCGAAGGTGTTGCGCCGACCGAGCCGCGGCCGGCCGCTCCTGGCGCCAAACCCAAGGTCGCCAAGGAAGATCTGCCCGACGAGGAAATCATCGACGACGGCAAGAAACCGCAGAAAGCCGGCGCCGGCCACGCTGCCAAACCGGCGCACTGACGACTGCGCGGCCGATCCGGTCGCCGCCAGTGTGAAAATGCGGGGATGCACCCCCCAGGCGATCCACCAGCCCCTGTGACCCTGCGCCAGCGCTGGCAGGCGCTGCGCCAGCATCCCGAGGCCGCGCGCGGCGTGCGCGACATGCTGCCGATGGTGCCCGGCATGGCCGCCTGGGGCCTCGTCACCGGCGTGGCGATGGTCAAGAGCGGGCTCGACCCCTGGCTGGCGCTGCTGATGTCGCTGACAGTGTTCGCCGGCTCCTCGCAGCTGGCCGCGCTGCCGCTGATCGCCACCGGCGCCCCCATCTGGGTCGTGCTGCTGACCGCCTGCATCGTCAACCTGCGCTTCATCATCTACAGCGCGCAGTGGCGCTGGTACTTCGGTCACCTGCCGCGTGGCCAGCGCGTCGCGCTGAGCTACCTCGCCGCCGACATCAACTACGCCCTCTTCCTCAAGGCCTGGCCCGAGCCGGAGCCGCGCCCCGGCCAGGTCGAATACTTCGTCAGCGGCGCCGTGGTGGTGTGGATCGGCTGGCAGATCCCGTCGATCGTCGGCATCGTGCTCGCAGACGTGATCCCGCCCGCTTGGGGCCTCGGCTTCGCGGGCACGCTGGCGCTGATCGGGCTGACGTGTTCGCTGCTGGTGGACCGGGCGACCTGGATCTGTGCGGCGGTCGCGGCCCTCGCGGCGGTGGCGGCGTATGCCTTGCCGTACAAGCTGCACATCGTCGTCGCGGTGGCGGCCGCCGTCGCGGCGGGGCTGCTGATGGAGCGCCCTGGCGGTGGCGGCGGTCGGCTGGCGGCGGTGGCGCGGAGGTCGGCGTCATGAACACCTGGGAAGCCGCGATCACCATCGTCGGGCTGGCGCTGGTCACCGTGCTGACGCGCAGCCTGCTGATGCTGCCGCGCGAGGAGGTGCCGATTCCCGCCTGGGCCAAGCGGGCGCTGAAGTACGCGCCGCTGGCCGCGCTGGTCGCCATCATCGTGCCCGAGGTGCTGCTGACGCGCGGCGTGCTGATCGCGACGCTGGCGGATGCGCGGCTGATCGGCGCGGCGGTCGGGCTGGCCTACTACTTCTGGAAGCGCGGCATCCTCGGCACCATCGTCGTCGGCATGGCCGTCTTCCTGCCGCTGCGCATCGGCCTGGGCTGGTAGCGCCGAAGAGTTCTCTTTTTTCTTTCACATCAAGGAGTTATCCACATGAATGTCCTCCGCCTCCAAGACCTGATCGCCGCCGGCAAGATCGCCGGCCAGCGCGTGTTCATCCGCGCCGACCTGAACGTGCCGCAGGATGACGCCGGCAACATCACCGAAGACACCCGCATCCGCGCCTCGATCCCCTGCATCGAGATGGCGCTGAAGGCCGGCGCCGCCGTGATGGTCACCAGCCACCTGGGTCGCCCGACCGAGGGCGAGTTCAAGCCCGAAGACTCGCTGGCGCCGGTCGCCAAGCGCATGGGCGAGCTGATGGGCCGCGAGATCCCGGTCGTCGCCAACTGGGTGGACGGCGTGGACGTGGCGCCGGGCCAGCTCGTCATGCTGGAAAACTGCCGCCTGAACAAGGGCGAGAAGAAGAACAACGCCGAGCTGGCGCAGAAGATGGCCGCGCTGTGCGACGTGTTCGTGCATGACGCCTTCGGCACCGCGCACCGCGCCGAAGCCTCGACCTACGGCATCGCCCAGTACGCCAAGATCGCCTGCGCCGGCCCGCTGCTGGCGGCAGAGATCGACGCGATCAGCAAGGCGCTGGCCAACCCGAAGCGCCCGCTGGTGGCGATCGTCGCCGGCTCGAAGGTCTCGACCAAGCTGACCATCCTCAAGGCGCTGTCGGCCAACGTGGACGGCCTGATCGTCGGCGGCGGCATCGCCAACACCTTCATGCTGGCGGCCGGTCTGAAGATCGGCAAGTCGCTGGCCGAGCCGGACCTGGTCGCTGAAGCCGTGGCCGTGATCGAGGCGATGAAGGCCCGCGGCGCGGCAGTGCCGATCCCCGTGGACGTGGTCTGCGCCAAGACCTTCTCGCCGACCGCGGAAGCGACTGTCAAGGCCGCCACCGATGTCGCCGAGGACGACCTGATCCTCGACATCGGTCCGCAGACCGCCGCCATCCTGGCCGCGCAACTCAAGGCCGCCGGCACCATCGTGTGGAACGGCCCGGTCGGCGTGTTCGAGTT is a window from the Sphaerotilus montanus genome containing:
- a CDS encoding DUF1631 family protein, which encodes MASAAAPSSVLAAQARRLYCDQVSRSLNRTVRAVIDRLREQCTQVGPPDLMLKRRDLLVDLPRQAGNWQQLFVAQLAAVLAGRPNPAHGSRPVATQVGDLALVDDSTIDLEILVSRMALAMMDKASWEFSDLRYRMSALDRRDEMEPQDILRPHALARAAVDSWRTAGLSVEHWRLVQAPLHEEFAGLVHEAYHETNRWLIGQGVCPEVNLRQFIRRSRDAGPPPVAPVAGGGGAGGGSHSTGGMRASAGGSGGGSGGGGGSVVPGAPVAASGERFPSPPSLQARADAASGAGGYQGMTPQNAHQYAPTVMAGLGKAAGGGDAGLTGRGDVQEETRMMTRSPGLLRSIEQAEAVLGRLNRLVSRQVPDFYSSTIAQPHPPASPGLRAAINEVQAAVQHRFEPGPDAQGNVPVLSQSVAVSTPGLLQELQARKAALKQAATTPVERATIEVVALMFQSLLTEERIPAAVRVWFARLQMPVLRVAIAEPDFFATIDHPARKLIDRMGACVMGFEAGSAGVSEPMEREIKRVVQVVEAYPDTGRRVFQTVLTEFERFLEDYFKSAHLAASKGVSLAQQIEQRETLAIQYTIELRKMLNEVPVHDGVREFLFHVWADVLATTAVKAGQASEPTKAMRKAAADLIWLASAKVSREERSEAIRRLSPLLKKLREGMVSAGVPVPRQDEYIQALNNALQAAFSARTAAIPTERLNELMMQLETLEDMLPDVDNIEIDESMVRDLSGHETKDLEVVAEGGSMPTPAMVAWCGNLSVGSWFRLDYRDTVANVQLAWQGSRKQFNLFVSPQGRGILFQKHRLAAFLQAGLLVPVEEESLTVRATRDALAKLDADPGRLLH
- a CDS encoding DUF494 family protein codes for the protein MFDVLVYLYENYWRPDACPEHAQLSRKLTSVGFESDEIEDALSWLDGLTTVAESQAKAQSPLSLRVYTPAEQDHLGTASIAFLSFLESAGVLPAPMREIAVDRAMATTGELALEDLKIIVLMVFWSIGEEPDALILDELFVDVEDRLIH
- the dprA gene encoding DNA-processing protein DprA; translation: MADDELAAWLRLLETPGIGRQRARRLLLAFGGPREIFEASPAAWREVLDGHKVSEALAQAPEGHDTLVARTAQWLQQPGCHLLVLGDPQYPAAWMELTDPPLVLHARGRLELLGIGALAVVGSRHPTPQGADNAFQFSAALSQAGMVVVSGLAQGIDGAAHEGALSGPSGTIAIVGTGLDRVYPRQHHALAGRIATEGLIVSEHVLGTPPLSPHFPQRNRLVAGLGRGTLVVEAALQSGSLITARLAMESNREVFAIPGSIHSPQVKGCHQLIKSGAKLVETTQDILEELHWGTSTPVSAGQKPTGSSTAAVQARLDDTPEDPLLEAMGWTPVTLDALQARTGLPTSELNHRLLELELDSQVVRLPGPLFRRQACA
- a CDS encoding LysM peptidoglycan-binding domain-containing protein, whose amino-acid sequence is MILSHGQLAPIQRASARAASLLTLALLGLSIQAAHAFPDYPVTGAQRGTAQKVAEAGVPLSELAPNAPDSYTVKRGDTLWDISKLFLRSPWRWPELWGMNLQDIRNPHLIYPGQLLTLVKSGGRARLVFGGGSGGTVKLSPRVRAGDGDLGPIASIPLHLIEPFLNDAVVLDSDTLARAPRIVAGREGRVLLSRGDTAYVRGDLPATRDWRIFREARPLHDPSSGEILGYEAAFVGNAEYVRPGETRTDAKGATEIVPATFTLSSLRQEASIGDRIAQAPVRDYRNYVPRAPDKPIEGRIISIYGDGLSAGQNQIVALNRGVRDGVERGHVLSVLRAGERLQDRADPLKTTLQLPDEAHGQLFVFRVFDRVSYALILSAETAVRPGDRFTPP
- the def gene encoding peptide deformylase, coding for MSLLTILRYPDPRLNKVAKPVTTVDDRLRRLIDDMFETMYKSRGIGLAATQVDVHERLIVIDASEDKSDQLVLINPVIIAHSEERVVSDEGCLSVPTIYDKVERYATVAVRALNRDGATYEFEAEGLLAICVQHEMDHLMGKVFVEYLSPLKRNRIRSKMIKRLREDEDEA
- the fmt gene encoding methionyl-tRNA formyltransferase codes for the protein MRVGFAGTPEFAAEALAAILAAGHTVPLVLTQPDRPAGRGMKLQPSAVKQCALQHGLPVAQPTSLKLDGRYPDEAAAAREALQAAQLDVLVVAAYGLILPRWVLDLPRLGCLNIHGSLLPRWRGAAPIHRAIEAGDAETGITIMQMDAGLDTGDMLLGAPEPIRPDDTTAALHDRLATLGGRLIVEALALAARGGLRATPQPVEGVTYAHKIDKREAALDWTLSAEVLARRIRAFDPFPGASFSRGGEVVKVWQARAVDGQGAPGSVLSVDGEGDGIIVACGAGALALTSLQRPGGRRQPVRDFLRGCAIGPGEQLG
- a CDS encoding AzlC family ABC transporter permease, which produces MHPPGDPPAPVTLRQRWQALRQHPEAARGVRDMLPMVPGMAAWGLVTGVAMVKSGLDPWLALLMSLTVFAGSSQLAALPLIATGAPIWVVLLTACIVNLRFIIYSAQWRWYFGHLPRGQRVALSYLAADINYALFLKAWPEPEPRPGQVEYFVSGAVVVWIGWQIPSIVGIVLADVIPPAWGLGFAGTLALIGLTCSLLVDRATWICAAVAALAAVAAYALPYKLHIVVAVAAAVAAGLLMERPGGGGGRLAAVARRSAS
- a CDS encoding AzlD domain-containing protein, with product MNTWEAAITIVGLALVTVLTRSLLMLPREEVPIPAWAKRALKYAPLAALVAIIVPEVLLTRGVLIATLADARLIGAAVGLAYYFWKRGILGTIVVGMAVFLPLRIGLGW
- a CDS encoding phosphoglycerate kinase codes for the protein MNVLRLQDLIAAGKIAGQRVFIRADLNVPQDDAGNITEDTRIRASIPCIEMALKAGAAVMVTSHLGRPTEGEFKPEDSLAPVAKRMGELMGREIPVVANWVDGVDVAPGQLVMLENCRLNKGEKKNNAELAQKMAALCDVFVHDAFGTAHRAEASTYGIAQYAKIACAGPLLAAEIDAISKALANPKRPLVAIVAGSKVSTKLTILKALSANVDGLIVGGGIANTFMLAAGLKIGKSLAEPDLVAEAVAVIEAMKARGAAVPIPVDVVCAKTFSPTAEATVKAATDVAEDDLILDIGPQTAAILAAQLKAAGTIVWNGPVGVFEFEAFSHGTETVARAVAESAAFSIAGGGDTLAAIAKYGIEKDVGYISTGGGAFLEVLEGKTLPAFEILAKRAAG